AGGCTGATGAAGGGCTCAGAAAAGCCCGTATGCTATTGGCAAGTTGCGTCAAACAAGTTTTGGAGAATGGATTAAGCATTTTGGGTATAGAAACGCTGGAGAAGATGTGAAGCTCCACGACTCCAAGCCATGCTTTATGCTATAAGATTTCGTGGAGCGGAATCTCCCGCACCATGTAATGTGCGGGACAAGAACTCTGAACCCTTCGTGGTTCAGGGCCGCATCGTCCGCCATTTCATTAGTGGCGAAACTGTGCGTGGGTAAATTTTCTCTTTAATTTGCCAATGAATTTGTTTAATACGCCGATAAATCGGCAACTACAATAAAATAATGAAATTAGAAATATAATGGAAATATATAGAAGTAAAACTTTGATATAAGTCGAAATACTTGGAAATATGTTGATATATATTGCCTGTCTACAACGTATTTCTATTGTATTTCTACCGTATATCCACGTATATCTAAGTATATCTACTTTTTAGCCGTTCAATCGGCAACTACAATAAAAGCAGTTCGGAATAACCGGAAATTTATTCAAATCTCCTTGGTTAACCCTGCAATGCAGTAATGCTTCCTTACTTGACAACTTCCTTGTAGTCGTTTAATATTCAGGCGGAGGTGAAAAAATATGTTGTGTAAGAAAACTGTAAAAAACCAGATTACTCTGCCTAAAAGAATCATACAGGGATTTGAAGATGTAGAGTATTTTGAAGCTGAGACAATAGAAGAGAAAATAATTCTCACACCCGTAAAAGTGACTTCCGTAAAGAAAAATTCTCTTACTGATATTCGCAAAAAAATTTCCAAATTGGGATTGACCGAAAAAGGTATAGAAAAAGCAATTACATGGGCAAGGAAAATCTAATGTTCCCGCGAGTTGTGATAGATACCAATGTATTTATCTCGGCGGTTTTGTTCGGAGGAACTGCAGAGAAAATACG
Above is a window of bacterium DNA encoding:
- a CDS encoding AbrB/MazE/SpoVT family DNA-binding domain-containing protein is translated as MLCKKTVKNQITLPKRIIQGFEDVEYFEAETIEEKIILTPVKVTSVKKNSLTDIRKKISKLGLTEKGIEKAITWARKI